Sequence from the Primulina huaijiensis isolate GDHJ02 chromosome 16, ASM1229523v2, whole genome shotgun sequence genome:
aaacttttctttcttGCTTGTCTAGTGCATATCTTGCTTTAGGATATCTTCTCGTAACCCTGTTATGATGTAACTCTGGTCTTATAACCATTTCAACAAGATCCCCTCTTGATTTACCGTTATCTTTAGTACATCCTGTAATATCCATCACTGTGTTAAAGACATTGTCGAAAAAAATTTCTCAACATGCATGAAATCCAAGTTGTGTCTTATCAAGTTGGTAGCTCGGTGGAGAAGCCCAAGAAACATGTGTTTATTGCAACGTAGTGGGTGATCCTCAGATAGAAACTTCCTATGATTTTCGAACCACGAGGTCTTACCACTACAAGGTAGAGTGAACGCCTCTGAATCTGACATTCAATGAAGACATGCTTGTTTCCCAGCTGTGCTTCAGCCTGATAACATCGCGTACGCTGGGAAATCGCTTATTTTCCACATCAACATAACTTTAAGAGTGACTTTTCTCTTGGTGTGAATGTCGTATGTATCAAAACCATTAGAACAATGTGATTGAAGTTCTGCAATAAGTGGATGAAAGAAAACATCAAGTTTATATTTTGGGTTACTCGAGCCAAGTGCAATCACAGTAAGGAACATGTACTCTTCTTTCATACACATCCATAGTGGAAGGTTATATGGCGTCAGAATCACAGGCCACGATGAATATTGTTGACAAATTTGTCAAAAAGGTTGAAATCCATCAGTCGATGGTTCTAATCTCACATTTCGAATCTCTAATGCAAAATATGGGTGTATGGCGTCAAAATAACACCACGCTGGTGAATCGGATGGGTGTGTCATTGTTTCACCATCATAATGGTGGTTGTGATGTCACCGCATATGAGTGGTTGTAGGAGTTGAGGCATATAACCGTTGTAGGCAATGAGTGATTGGAAAGTAATACATCTTCTTGTATGGAATTTGCTTCTTTGTATTCTGAGATTTACGTCTACTATGTTTATACCGCGGATATTCACATATCTTACACTCATTCAAAGCATTGTCTGCACCCCAATAGATCATGCAATTGTTGTTACAAGCATCAATCTTCTCGACTGGAAGTCCGAGTGCTTTAATAAGTTTATTTGTAGCGTAAAAACTATTACGAACGTTGTTATCAGCAGGACATAACTCTAACATTAATTGACACATGTCATTGTAATTCCTTTCAGACATATTTTGCTCATGCTTCATCTTTGATAATCTCGCCAAACCAGACAACAAAGAGTAAGTGTGTGGGTTTCCATCTCATATCTCCTTCTCAGCTGATTTGATCACCTCATACAATGATTTTATGTTTGGACTTTCTGGAGCCTCGTCAACCTGGTTTGATGGTGGGTGTTCTTCATCGAAGTTgtcattttcattttccaaaattctcctcgaaattaaaattttcttggaAATTATTATCGTGACCAGCAGAATCATTAGGTGCAATCATTTGTGATTTTCTAACTACGTTAAAAACATGGTACGAAGAAGATGGGGCATCAagattaatattttgatatgacaGACAAACGTATTTCTCCCCATGAAAATACCAACATTAATAATCAAGTACAAATCCATATCGTCTTAATTGTACTTTAACTGTATCTTCAGGAAAATAAGTTTTGTTTTGACATTTTGTGGTTGTACGGGCAACACCATTTAATTAGCACTCTAGATGACTCAATGCAAACGCAACAAATGACTCTACACCAGTACAATACTCATTCTCCAACCTATGATACATCCAAGTTCTATTGTTGCTATCCATTTTGGCGTACAATAATGTGACAATAGAATTTGTGATTTTGACATATATTTGAttctttgtttctttttttttttttataaaaatataacatatattaattaccttaacaataaattttctttaataATAATACCCGTAAgatcgataataataataataaattaaaatataatttatactaaaaattacaattattagtattttaaataataaatttaataatatttgaatttataatgtaatttttttaactaaaaaataacatgataaatatttattaatatttaaaaacaacaTTCAAATTTAGTATATGTATTACTTAATTTTGATCAaactatataaaaattatttttagattgctattaaaattttttgttgaaaattgttattattattaataataattaaattaaatacatacataaataaatacattataacaCATGCATCTATCTATACATACTAAGTAGATCTAATATACAAATAATTAGtacataaattaaaagtaaCATAAAGTGATATAAATTCACACGCATCttaacaataatatatatatatacacacacacacaacatgAACGATTTATACTGTGTGTATACATCTAACACAATTATAAAAGTTTTATACTACAGATTTATAATACAATTATTTCCAAAACATATGCACATACATAATTATGAACATGCATATGGAAGAAAATTTTTTGAAGCGTGACTTAGAAAGTTATTGTCGAAGACCAGATCtgtaaaattaaacaaaaaaaaacaagttatattaattacaaatcaaaaaatttggtggggaaaaggaaaaaaacaagTTATATGTCTAGAGAGTTTTGACAAGATGAAGCAAGCTTTGACTTCAGCGCCAGTTCTACAGATGTCATCGGTGCAAGtagagtatgttctttatacggATGCTTCAAAGCTTGGTTTAGGGGCAGTCTTGATGCAAAATGATCGAGTGATAGATTATGCatctagacagttgaaggttcatgagaagcattaaccgactcatgacctcgagctcgTCGCAGTAGTATTTGCTgtcaagatttggagacattacttatatggagagaagtgcaagattttcaccgatcataagagcttgaagtacttcttcatccaaaaagagttgaacatgaggcaacgaagatggTTGGAGTTGGTAAAGACTACGACTGCTATATTAGCTACCACGTGGGCAAATCTAATGTAATTGCGGACGCTTTGAGTAGAAAGACATCTGCCATCGCACAATTGACAGTTCAAATACCATTGCAAGCGGAGATTCAGCGATTCTAGCTTGCAGTGTATGCTAGGAGCGAGGCTCCTAATCTTTCTACTCTGACAGTACAGTTGACTTTGAAGGATAGAATTAGCGAAGGTCAGTCTTCTGATAAGCAGTTGCAAAAATGGACGGTGAGAGATGAAGCTAAGGGTCGGAAGCTATATTCTGAGGATGATGgtatagttcgatatcgagattaactatgggttcctagtggcgATTCACTAAGAGAGGTTATTATGAAAGAAGCTCACAATATcccgtactccattcatcccAAAAGTACGAAGATATATAAGGACCTGCAGTCATTGTATTGGTGGTTGTACATGAAGCTTGACATCTTACATTTTTTGtccgagtgtttgacgtgtTAGTAAGTTAAGGCAGAACATCAAGGCTAGCAGGGAAGCTTAAGACACttcctattcctgagtggaaatagGAAAGTATCACGATGTATTTTGTAGTGAGATTGCCAAGGACTATCAAGGGATTTAAcgtcatttgggtgatagttgatcgtcttacgaaatcagcatattttctacctattaagacgacattcatcATGACACAATATGCAGAGCTGTATATCCCAGAGATAATCCGACTGCATGAAATTTCagtgtctattgtttctgaAAGAGATCTGAGGTTTACATCTtctttttggaaaagtttgCATTCAGCGATAGGAAAAAGTTGTTATTCActacagcatttcatcctcaaaccgatggtcagttcGAAAGtgtgattcaaattttgaagatctactccgagcttatgtgatcgatttccaaggaagttgtgaaccgaagttacctctagtagagttcacctataacaatagctaccaaTCGTCTATAAGAATGGCTCTTTTTGAGGCACTCCATGGAAgtaagtgtagatcgcctatacattgggacgaggttggtgaaagaggaGGATTTGGTCCGGACTTGATCAAGCAAACAACAGAGCCTGTAATCAAAAttcgagataggatgaagactgcacaaagccgacaaaagagctTCGCCGATAAGCGACGAAGAGAACTGGAGTTTGCAGTAGGTGATCACGTATTTGTGAAAGTATCACcaatgaagggtgtgatgagatttgtcAAGAAAGGCAAACTCAGTTCGAAGTTCGTAGGACCGtttgaaattctggaaaagATTGAAACATTAGCCTatagagtggcgttgccaccgACGCTAACTGAAGTGCATAATGTGTTACACATCTCGATGCtacgaaagtacatgtcgaatccatcacatgtactgaattatGAGCCCCTGCAGTTGACTCTAAATATGTCTTACGAGGAAGGACCTATACAAATTCTGGAAAGACAAGAAAAAAGGCTCCGAAACAAAGTTATtcaaatggtcaaagtcaagtggctaaatcattaggaagaagaagctacttgaaAACCGAGAGAGACATGAGGAGTCGATACCCGGAATTAttcggtaaattttaattttaatttcgaggacgaaatttcatttaagggaGGGAGTAATTGTAAGGttcaaaatgcgataacgtaatccaactgcatgcaaatctagggaaaatGGAAGAtggctaattaaattattttaattacatttatTGAATAtagtaggcatgtttacattgtttaaatgtggttttatactagaatgcataaaactgtgttttaaatattattcgagacgcgattgaggaacggagaccgaggaccacgaaggaaaaaatattttattaactgattatttttaattatttaataaatggtatattttaaggagtattttcaaaaatgttgtATTTCGAGGTGTTTTTAcacgccgagtcgtattttaaaccggtaatcaATTTTCGATGAAAATATATACTTTTTGTGAAATCgtctaatatttttgaaaagtttcctaaacaaaatattttaatcactATCTAATGGGTCTATTATACTatgattaatgggcctaaacttgtACCTTATATCAAACAAGCTTCTAAACCATACCCTTTTACACACAAAAAAACTCACGCCCCACCCCTAGAAAATACTAGGACTCTCCATCAGCAACAGACACGCACACACACGCGGTTTTGAGAACAATTCACGCAAGGTTTGAAGGAATTCATCAAGTTCTTCTCTCCGCTAACGTTCCTCGCATCGCAAATCTTTTTttgtgcgtaaaatacgcaaaggcacgtcttaatatttcttcattcatcattcataccatattatatgttttgatacatatttgcatgaaaacatgatacacttcttatatttttgtttttatggctatacatgaacaaaactagagttttcatcttttaaaactcttgcttatgatgcacaaaggggatGCCATGGTAGGGTTACTAGAAGAGAcatttttccacatgtttaagggtctaTAGATGCATATGTAAGGCTGGACAAGAAGGGAAATAGGTGAAAAGAAAATGGGGATCATGAGGGAAAGGGCTCGACTTTTGGGAAAATTAGGAAGCAGGCCGTGGGCGGTGATTTCCAGGCATGGGGCTGGGCTCACGAGGGTCCTAGCATTGAGCCATGGTGGTCCACAAAAGGCTGGATGGTTAGGATAAGGAAGGCGCATGGCTAGGGCCCTTCCTAGCTGTGGCCGCGCGAATTGGGATGAACCATGCACATTCGCGTGCATGGGCTGTAGATCTGGCCTAGTAAGGTGATAAGAGGTTTGGTTAGGGTCCCAACAGGGTGAACTAGGGTTTGGTTAAGGCCTGGACGTGGTGGTTAGGGGCTAGGTTCGAAGGGTTGAGGTTttgtcaagttagggttttggGAATTTTAGCAGAATTTCCAGCAAGGTTCTAGGGTTCTAGATGGCTTGAATTGATTGTATAAGGTATGGTTAGGCGTtattaagctatggttcaatTTTGGTAacgtttggttaagtttcgagtcgattcgggttaaaaccgagacgtaTGATTAAGCtttaaaacgaattgagaaAATAGTCGAGGAAcgtaagtttacgtctaagaaatatttatgggtataTTTTAAGATGTTATGTTAggtttggatggatttgggtcgtcgttaTAAGGTCCGAGagtaaattgggaaagttatgATTTTAGGGGCAAAaaggtcattttacacctgaaaaatgttagacgtcttgacaatgtcctgaatgctgtaatgaatgctaacatgtttattttaaatgtttatgtaattttatgatgaaacatcaatgctaaaagacgtgttgcatgcttggtttaaaagaaaaatgatatacacacacacagacacacacacacacacatatatatatatatagatttttataagtgatgaaaataatgaaagattgaaggaggtgacttgattgtgacataaaaggatgtcgtgagggaaaaggctcTAGATGGAGCTTGACGATCATATTTCCATcgaaatgatatgatgatatgtaaggctaaggctcagttgacgggtgagactGTTGCGAATGTCCCCGCCGCCTGTTACCATTgttatacatagatggatcTATCGGCCTACAGCTGAAAagaagtcacaattaacgatctgaattcaataaaaagaaaacgtatacgtatatgatgaaaaaaaatgtttatgatgaatggTTTAAAGCTatgcattttcataaaaagctatttttagtaaaagtattttattgatgcatgtgattgtatatgtactacttgttatcatgattaaagtatgctgagtcaatagactcactatgtgtgattgatgcatatgagcatgatgttgttgatgatggaggacttgatggttgaaatagctggactgatggtgcacataacccgatgacTTTTGCTAGTTTTTCGCATTAAGATTAccttaaagatttttatgagttttgatgtttttgagaggtttcaAGAGGATTTAAgatgtttatgctttattttgaaaaatgctaaTTTTATGTTTGGTTTTACGATTTACgaatttatgttttgaattgtgTTTTTGGGATTCTCAAATAATTAGTTATTGAGTTTCTTTTAAatgatgcaaaaatattttaaaggtaTATATAAATGGCCGaaagttgagaaaaaaaaaatttagtacatttaaagaaaaacgagttgTGGACGTTTTATTCATCCTTTGGacatttaatgaaattaaattaagaaaaaggaCCGAATTGATTTCCGTGTTAATGTGACACTATACACATTAATATTACATCAACACTGAATTGATTACATGTCAGCGTCAAATTGGAAAAATGcccaaaattgaaaaaaaaaaagcaaaaaaaaaaccctaaaactaaattttgataatataaattattaaatgataaaaagacAAAAAGATAAGACCAAAAAAGACATTTTAACAcaatgtatttgaaattcatatcaTCGAGTTTGATTGCATCCTCTattcatacatacatacataattatatatatacatggagAGGATTGCCTCTGATATAACTAGGAATGTtcaaaattgggataaaatggaaaaaatcgaaaatccaaaccaaaaaaatcgaacactgaatcgaaccgaaaaccgaatttcataattcggatataaatattaaaaccgaaatttatttggttcgatttcggattatatatttcaaaatcgaaccaaccgaaaaaatcgaaatgtcattaaattaataattttatttttattatatattttttgatatgatattagtgaatgatgaattattttgaataatatttagtttattgttatttatataCTTCatttagaccttatatttaaatgttttactaaaaaattatgtaaaaagataatatattatattttacaatatatttaacttattaatttaaataattgtatcaaaatcgaaataatcgaccgaaataaccgaacatTTCGGTCCGAAGCGAAGAAAAATAGTttggatatcggattatatatttgtaaaatcgaaaaccgaaaaaaccgaaataaaaaNCCGaaataaaaaaacgaaaatcAAACCAACCGATGAATACCTCAAGATATAACAACGTAGAGAAAGTTCATGTCACCTAAGTTAACAAGATTTCAAAGTAGAAAGGTAGAGGGTGGGTTTGAActctttaataatttaaaattgttgaaatcataaaaattcaactCCCTGTAAACTTCCTAgctatattttataaatttatatatgaaaCTCTTTGTAAAAATTTAACCACAATAAAATTAGACACCCGAAGTGAAGTTTTAACCAGTGTTGTAAAAGCTGGTAGGCGGTTGGCAGACGATCATCTATTGCCTAGCTAtgcgatttttatttttatcttaaatatctaattttttttgttcatcttaatattttttttaataattcttatttattgaattcaaactcaaaattcATGACTTATTTTTTATCTTCATATGATACAAAATGATGGGCAAATATGTcaaataatctttttaaaaaaattaaagatttaaaaatatagtatatattattCTAAGTGGCCGTCGGATTTTGAACCTCCTATATGGTCGATTAACGTAACGATGCTCAGAAAAAATCAGGTAGTGAACAACCGCTTAGAGGCATCGCGCCTTTTATAACATTGGTTTACCGAGTTCGTGTGATTGTATGTGTTGATAAAGCCATCTAGagataaaaaatttatgatatatattgttTGACTCGTAAGATAAGATGATGAGTATTGGTGAACAGAAAATTGATGAAATCGAGTTATTcagttttaatttaaaaaaaaaatcggttgAAACGATTATTGACATATAGATTATCATCATCCCATCAAACTCAGATATTTTCTGAACGCAGGAATACGCGAGAATAGATTATCATCATCCCATCAAACTCAGATATTTTCTGAACTCGATGAGACAGATAATTCGTAAAATGGTAATTACGTACAAATTTCCATTTCTTCATCTTCCCCTCCCTACGAAGAATGTGGACTTCTCTGATtctcattttcaagaaatttgagTAAAGGTTCTTGGGTTTCTTGAGAGTTCTTGTAGAAATGAGTTTTTTGTAATCTTCACAATAGAGAATATGATATATGAATTCAATTTttgaggaaaaataaaataaataaaggaaAGGCTTGCACGTATGGTCCTCTTGATGATTTTTACATTAGTTTATAAAACTTGCGTACAGTAGAGATTGTGTTGTATATTCTCTTAGCACAGTTATCGATTTTCCCATTGCGAAAATTAAGttaatgtttaagaaaatcaaGCTTTGATTTATTTCAGACAAGTGTGGAAGTTGACATGGCCTTTCCTGGAATCATTTCACGGATATGGTGAGTGCTTTGATTTCAGACTACTTATGGCGATTGCAGTAACATCCTCTAATCTCTTCCACTTCCTCCCGACTTCCTCCGATCCACCCTATGTGCTCCTACAAACTCATCCCTCTCTTGCCCTCCTCTCCAAATGTAAGagcataaaatatttgaagcaAGTTCACTCTCAGTTTATCAAATTTGGCCTCCACAACACACAATTTGCACTGAGTAAACTAGTTGAATTTTGTGCTGTGAGCCCTTATGGTGATCTCTTTTATGCCCTCTCCATTTTCAACTCCATTCGCAATCCTAATCatgttatatataatatgatgatTCGCGGATACTCTTTAAGCTCTTCCCCATATTTAGCCTTACAGTATTATGTGAACATGTTACTTTTCGGCCTTCAACCCAATTCTTACACATTCCCTTTTCTTCTGAAATCTTGCACAAAGTTAAGGGTGGCATGTGCCGGGAAACAAGTTCATGGCCATGTGTTTAAACTTGGACTGGAGAATGATGTTTTTGTGCATACTTCCCTTGTCAACATGTATGCTCAGTTGGGTAACTTAAATGATGCTAGATTGGTGTTTGATAAGAGTGATTTTAGAGATGCTGTCTCTTTTACAGCATTGGTCACAGGGTATGTATTGGGGGGTCGTGTTGAGGATGCCCGTGAATTGTTCGATGCAATTCCGGTCAGAGATGTCGTGTCGTGGAACGCCATGATATCCGGATATGCTCACACTGGTCGGTTCGATGAGGCTTTGAACTTATTTCAAGAGATGAGGGAGGCGAAAGTTACTCCTGATGTCAGCACATTGTTGACCGTTCTTTCGGCCTGTGCTCATTTGGGTGCAATTGATATAGGAAACCGGGTCAGATCTTGGATTGAAGAGCATGGGCTAGGTTCAAACCTTCGCCTCACTAAtgcattggttgatatgtatgcAAAATGTGGAAATCTTAAAACGGCGGAGACTTTATTTGATGGTATACTAGAAAAAGATCTCGTGTCATGGAATGTTATGATTGGTGGGTACACATACACGAACAACTACAAAGATGCCTTGAGAATCTTCCGTCTGATGCAGCAGAACAATGTAGAGCCTAATGATGTGACTTTCTTGAATCTTATTCCAGCGTGTGCACAATTGGGTTCTCTCGATCTTGGCAAATGGATACATGGTTATATTGGCAAGCATTATAATGACTTCCCAAATGATTCTCTTTGGACTAGTCTCATCAACATGTATGCAAAATCTGGAAACATTGAAGCCGCCAAGCAAATTTTCGATGGCATGAAAACCAAAAGTTTAGCTTCTTGGAATGTCATGATATCAGGGCTAGCGATGCATGGGTTAGCAAGTAGTGCTTTCGATTTTTTCTCTGAAATGCGAAAAGAAGGATTCCAACCCGATGAAATCACTTTAGTCAGTTTGTTATCTGCTAGTTGCCATGCTGGTTTAGTTGATGTTGGCCGCCAATGTTTTAATTCTATGGTACAAGATTATCATATCTCCCCACAATTGCAACATTATGGATGCATGATTGATCTATTAGGACGAGCGGGATTGTTTGATGAAGCAATGGCGATGATAGAAAAAATGGAGTTCGAGCCAGATGGAGCCATATGGGGATCCTTGCTTGGTGCCTGTAAAGTTCACAAAAATCTCAAGTTGGGTGAATATGTTGCCACAAAACTTTTTGAATTGGAGCCCGATAATCCGGGAGCATACGTCCTTCTGTCAAACATATATGCTGGAGCTGGTAGATGGGATGACGTAGCAAGAATTAGAACGTTTA
This genomic interval carries:
- the LOC140961618 gene encoding pentatricopeptide repeat-containing protein At1g08070, chloroplastic, which produces MAIAVTSSNLFHFLPTSSDPPYVLLQTHPSLALLSKCKSIKYLKQVHSQFIKFGLHNTQFALSKLVEFCAVSPYGDLFYALSIFNSIRNPNHVIYNMMIRGYSLSSSPYLALQYYVNMLLFGLQPNSYTFPFLLKSCTKLRVACAGKQVHGHVFKLGLENDVFVHTSLVNMYAQLGNLNDARLVFDKSDFRDAVSFTALVTGYVLGGRVEDARELFDAIPVRDVVSWNAMISGYAHTGRFDEALNLFQEMREAKVTPDVSTLLTVLSACAHLGAIDIGNRVRSWIEEHGLGSNLRLTNALVDMYAKCGNLKTAETLFDGILEKDLVSWNVMIGGYTYTNNYKDALRIFRLMQQNNVEPNDVTFLNLIPACAQLGSLDLGKWIHGYIGKHYNDFPNDSLWTSLINMYAKSGNIEAAKQIFDGMKTKSLASWNVMISGLAMHGLASSAFDFFSEMRKEGFQPDEITLVSLLSASCHAGLVDVGRQCFNSMVQDYHISPQLQHYGCMIDLLGRAGLFDEAMAMIEKMEFEPDGAIWGSLLGACKVHKNLKLGEYVATKLFELEPDNPGAYVLLSNIYAGAGRWDDVARIRTFINDNGMKKVPGSTSIEIDSVVHEFLVSDRSHPSTPEIYKMLDEIDRLLVMAGHVIDTSEVNYDVDEEWKEGVLCQHSEKLAIAFGLISTRPGTTLRIVKNLRVCGNCHSATKLISKIFIREIIARDRNRFHHFKDGHCSCKDYW